In Streptomyces liangshanensis, the DNA window GGCCAGCAGCTCTATGCGGAGCAGCAGGGCGGCGAGCGGGTTGCGCAGTTGGTGCGAGGCGTCGGCCACGAAGGCGCGCTGCTGCTCCAGCACGTCCTCGACGTTGTCGGCCATCTCGTTGAAGGAGATCGCGAGGCGCCGCAGTTCGGGGGGCCCGCCGGCGGCGGCGACCCGCGAGTTCATCCGGCCCGTGGCGATGTCATGGGTCACCGCGTCCAGCACCCGTACGGGCAGCAGCACCCAGCCCGTGAGCCGGATCGCCGCCCCCACCGCGAGCAGCATCGCCGCCGCCTCGCCCGCGGCGATGAACAGCCAGCCCTTGAGGATGCGCGACCGCATCCGGTCGGTGGGCGAGTCGGTCACCACGACCGCGACGACGTCCCCGTCCCGTACGACGGGCGAGTCGACGATCAGCCGGCCGTCCTGCCAGGGCCAGACCTGCTCGGGGTCGTCGCTGCGGCGCCCCAGCAGGGCTTCCTGGAAGGCCTGTTGGCCTTTGCCGGTCTTGGGGATGGAGAACGTCCTCGGCGCGCGGGCCATGACCGCCGCGCTGTCGCGGTAGAAGACGCCCGCCTTGATCCCGTAGACGTCGTGGTAGCGCTGGAGCTCGTCCTTCAGCATGTCGAGGCGCTCGTCGGAGCCGTCGCGGCTCTCGGCGACGAACTGCGCGAGCGCGGCGACCCGCGCCGCGTCGTCGATGCGGTCGACCACCACGCGCTGCTGCTGCGCGTTGGCGAGGCTCACGGCCAGCGGGAAGCCGAGGGCGAGGAGCACACCGGCCATGAGGACGATGAGCAGCGGGAGAAGTCGACTGCGCACGGGGCCTTACGCACTCTCGTGCGCGGCCGGGACGACCAGGCGGTAGCCGACGCCCCGGACCGTCTCGATCAGCGCGGGCATGCCGAGCTTGGACCGCAGGGACGCCACATGGACCTCCAGCGTCCGGCCGGTGCCCACCCAGCTGGTGTGCCAGACCTCGCTGATGATCTGCTCGCGGCCGAAGACCACCCCGGGCCGCTGCGCGAGCAGGGCCAGCAGGTCGAACTCCTTGCGGGTCAGCTGTACGGCCGCGCCGTCGACGCTCACCCGGCGGGTGAGCAGCTCCAGGGTGAGCCGCCCGAGCCGCTGGGCGGCCCCGGCGCCCTCGGCGGCGGCCGGCTCCTCGGTGCCCGCCTTGCGGCGGCTCACGGCGTGGATACGGGCGAGCAGTTCACCGGTGTCGTACGGCTTGACGACGTAGTCGTCGGCGCCGAGGTTGAGGCCGTGGATCCGGGACCGCACGTCGGCCCGCGCCGTCACCATGATCACCGGGATGGTGGTGATCTTCCGGATCTTGCCGCAGACCTGGTAGCCGTCCTGGTCGGGCAGGCCGAGATCGAGCAGGACCACCGCGAACGGCTCCTTGCCCGCGTTGGCGGCCGGCAGGAGCGCCTGGAGCGCCTCCTCGCCGCTGCGGGCGTGCACCACCGCGAATCCGTGCTTGGCGAGCACGGCCGCCAACGCGGCGGCGACGTGGTCGTCGTCCTCGACGAGCAGCAGCCTCATGGCCCCCCTCCACCCTCCTGATCACGGTCCCGGTACGGACGGGTCGTCCACGTTCATGGTGTCGTCTCGGTCAAGACGCGGCCATGACAGCCAGGGTTCCGTTATCCACCCGTTCTCCTCCTGTTCCCCGCGCGCCGCCCCCCTTCGTCCGGAGTGTCCGGTTGCGGCCGGATCGTGATCCTCAAGTTCCGCTCAGATCTGCTGACGCTGATAGCGGTGCGTGACTAGGGTCCTCCCCAACCGAGTGGGACGGAGCAAAAAGCCGATGAGCGGAGTGTCAGTGACCAAGGGGCCCGAGGACGCCGTTGCGGCGTCGGACGACCTGGTCGTACTGAGCAACGTCAACAAGCACTTCGGCGCGTTGCATGTGCTCCAGGACATCGACCTGACCATCGCCCGGGGCGAGGTCGTGGTTGTCATCGGGCCCTCCGGGTCCGGTAAGTCCACACTGTGCCGCACCATCAACCGCCTGGAGACGATCGATTCGGGCTCGATCACCATCGACGGCAAGCCGCTGCCGCAGGAGGGCAGGGAACTCGCCCGCCTGCGCGCCGACGTCGGCATGGTCTTCCAGTCGTTCAACCTCTTCGCGCACAAGACCGTCCTGGAGAACGTCACCCTGGGACAGGTCAAGGTCCGCAAGAAGGACAAGAAGGACGCGGAGGAGCAGGCCCGCGCGCTCCTGGACCGGGTGGGCGTGGGAACGCAGGCCGACAAGTACCCGGCGCAGCTCTCGGGCGGACAGCAGCAACGTGTCGCCATCGCACGGGCGTTGGCGATGGGCCCCAAGGTCATGCTGTTCGACGAACCGACCTCCGCGCTCGACCCCGAGATGATCAACGAGGTCCTCGAGGTCATGCAGCAGCTGGCCCGCGACGGAATGACGATGGTCGTCGTCACCCACGAGATGGGCTTCGCGCGCTCGGCGGCGAACCGGGTCGTCTTCATGGCGGACGGCCGGATCGTCGAAGAGGCGGCGCCCGAGTCGTTCTTCAGCAATCCCCGCAGTGACCGTGCCAAGGACTTCCTGTCGAAGATCCTGCACCACTGACCGCCGGCGGTCTCCCTTCGTACCGACCGTCAGCGGTCGTCCTTCGCACCGATCGTCACCGGTCGCCCTTCACGTCGATCGTCACCGATCACTTGTCGTTTCGTCAGAACCGTCCGACACCGTCTCACTTGAGGGAAGTCCACCCATGAAGCTTCACAAGGCAGGCGCCGCGGCCGCCGCAGCTCTCGTTCTCGCCCTGACCGCCACCGCGTGCGGCGGCGACAGCAGTGACGACAGCGGCAGCGGCAGCGGTGGTGGCGGCAAGATCGCCATCGGCATCAAGTTCGACCAGCCGGGCCTCGGCCTGAAGACGCCGGACGGCACCTTCACCGGCTTCGACGTCGACGTCGCGACGTACATCGCCAAGGAACTGGGCTACGACGCCAAGGACATCGAGTGGAAGCAGGCGCCCAGCGCCGAGCGCGAGAACCTGATCGCCAACGGTGACGTCAAGTTCGTCGCCGCGAGCTACTCGATCAACGACGAGCGCAAGCAGAAGGTCGACTTCGCGGGCCCGTACTTCCTCGCCCACCAGGACCTCCTGGTCCGCGCGGACGACAACTCCATCACCAAGGCCGCGGACCTGAACTCCAAGAAGCTGTGCTCGGTCACGGGCTCCACCTCGGCGCAGAACGTCAAGGAGAAGCTCGCCCCCAAGGCGCAGCTCCTGGAGCAGGGCGGCTACTCCGAGTGCCTGACGGGCCTGGAGAACAAGACGGTCGACGCCCTGACGACCGACGACTCCATCCTCGCCGGTTACGCCGCGCAGAAGGAGCACGCCGGCAAGTTCAAGCTCGCGGGCCTCAAGCTCAGCGACGAGAACTACGGCATCGGCCTGAAGAAGGGCGACACGAAGCTGCTCGGCCAGATCAACGACGCCCTCAAGAAGATGGAGTCGGACGGTTCCTGGCAGAAGGCCGTGACGGCCAACTTCGGTCCGGCCGGCTACAAGAACGAGCCCGCCCCCGCGATCGGCTGACACAGCCCGATCACCGTTCAGCCGAGACAGCGGTGACGCGCCGCCGGGACGACCGGCGGCGCGTACCGGACAGCCAACCTGGGGAGAGCGCGGGGCATCGTGTTCGACTTTCTTGATTCCGGGCGGTACGACGTGCTCGGCGCCTTCTGGGTGACCGTGCAGCTCGCCCTCTATTCCGCGATCGGTTCCCTGATATGGGGAACGGTGCTAGCCGGAATGCGCGTCAGCCCAGTGCCGTTGATGCGTGCCTTCGGCACCGCTTACGTCAACCTGGTCCGTAACACCCCGCTGACGGTGATCATCGTCGGCTGTTCGCTGGGGCTCTACCAGACGCTCGCGATCACGCTCGGCGGCGAGGGCTTCGACGGCATCGGATTCCGGCTGGCCGTCCTCGGCCTCGTCGCCTACACCGGCACCTTCGTGTGCGAGGCCCTGCGCTCCGGCATCAACACCGTGCCGGTCGGGCAGGCGGAGGCCGCCCGGGCGCTCGGCCTGAGCTTCTTCCAGGTCCTGACCCTCATCGTGCTCCCCCAGGCGTTCCGTTCCGTCGTCGCGCCGCTCGCGAACGTGCTGATCGCGCTGACCAAGAACACCACGGTGGCGGCCGCGATCGGCGTCGCGGAGGCCGCCGCGCTGATGAAGACGATGATCGAGAACGAGGCCGACGCGCTCTTCGCCGTGTTCTCGGTGATCGCCTTCGGATTCATCGTCCTGACCCTTCCCATGGGCCTGGTCCTCGGCTGGCTCAGCAAGCGAGTGGCGGTGAAACGATGAGTGCCACCAACGTCCTCTACGACGTACCGGGACCCGGCGCCAAGCGGCGCAACATCATCTACACGATCGTGTTCCTCGTCCTCTTCGGACTGGCGGCCTGGTGGGTCCTCTCCACCATGGCCGACAAGAACCAACTGGCGTCCGAGAAGTGGAGCCCGTTCGTCACGGACTCCCGGGTCTGGACGACCTACATCCTGCCCGGTCTCGGGGTGACCCTCCAGGCGGCGGCCCTCTCGGTGGTCATAGCCCTGCCGCTCGGCGCGGTCCTCGGCATCGGCCGGCTCTCCGACCACCGCTGGATCCGGGTGCCCGTCGGGGTGGTCGTCGAGTTCTTCCGGGCGATCCCCGTCCTGATCATGATGGTCTTCGCCGCTCAGCTGTACGTCCAGTTCACCGACATCCCCTCGGACAGCCGGCCGTTGTACGCGGTCGTGACCGGCCTGGTGCTCTACAACTCCTCCGTCATCGCGGAGATCGTCCGGGCCGGCATCCTCTCGCTCCCGTACGGGCAGACCGACGCCTCGAAGGCGATAGGGATGCGCAAGGGCCAGACCATGACGTACGTGCTGCTGCCGCAGGCGGTCACGGCGATGCTGCCCGCCCTGGTCAGCCAGCTCGTCGTGATCGTCAAGGACACCGCGCTCGGCGGCGCGCTGCTCGGCCTCCAGGAACTGCTCTCGCAGAACCGCACCATCACGGCGAACTACGGCGCCAACACCATCGCCGCGTTCACCGTCATCGCCCTGATCTACATCGTCCTCAACTTCCTGCTCACGTCGTTCGCGGGCTGGCTGGAGAAGCGGCTGCGCAGGGCGAAGCGGAGCACCGGGGCCGTTCTCGGCGCCGGCGACGCGGACATGGCCAACGGTCCCGGCCAGGCGCAGTCGGCGGCCGGCAACATCTGAGCGACGATCCCGCGACGTCCCGGCCGGGGCGGCGGCGCCCCACACCGGGCGCGCGCCGCCCCGGCCTTCGCTTGACGGGGGCATCCCCAGTGGGTTGCATACGTTCTGTGATCGCGTACCGGGCTCCAACCGCCACTGACCGCAGGACCGTACAGGCCGGAGGAGTCACGCCGTGGACCCGGTGATCGTGGCGGGCGCGGGCCCCGTGGGACTCGCGCTCTCCCTCGCCCTCGCCGCTCAGGGCGTCCCCTCCGTCGTCCTCGACGAAGGACCGGGCACGGACGACCCGCGCCCGGCCCGCACCGTCGTGCTGCGCCCCGACACCGCCTCCTTCGCCGAGCGCCTCGGCTGCACCACCCTGCGTGACGAAGGAGTCCACTGGGTGGGCTGGCGGTCACTGAGGCGCAAGCAACTGATGCGACAACAGCCGCTCGGTGAGGACGGCGGCCCCGCCCCGCTGCACATCCCCCAGCACGCGCTGGCCCGGGGCCTGCGGGAGGCCATCGCGCACCAGCCGCTGGTACGGGTCGTGACCGGCAACCGCCTCGACTCGCTGGAGCAGGACGCGCGCGGGGTCAGCGTGCACACCCGCGGTCCGGGGGCGACCTGGTGGCGCGGCAGTCACCTGGTGGGCTGCGACGGCGCCCGGTCCACCGTCCGCAAACTGCTCGGGATCCGCTTCCCCGGCCGTACGGGGGTCGAACGCCACGCCGTCGCCGCGCTGCGCGCCGAACTGCCCTGGCCCGGGGAGGCCGTGCTGCACCGGCAGCCGCCGTGGCGTTCCGGCGGCGCGGAGGTCTCCGCCCGGCCCCTGCCGGGCGGCGTGTGGCGCCTCGACTGGCTGCTGCCCTCGCGGGACGAGTTGGTCACCCCCGACGCCCTGATCGCCCGTTTACGGGACACCCTCGCCGGCTGGTGCGGCGAGACCCCGCCGTACGAACTCCTCGACACCGGCGTCTACACGCTGCACCACCGGCTGGCCAAGCGCTGGCGGGTGGGCCGGGCGTTCCTCGCCGGGGACGCCGCGCACCTGCTGGGGGCCGTGGGCACGCAGGGACTCGACGAGGGGCTGCGCGACGCGGACAACCTCGCCTGGAAGCTGGCGCACGCCTGGCACCACGGCGCGTCCGACACCCTGCTGGACAGCTATCAGGCGGAGCGGCGCACGGCCGTGGCCGCCCGCCTGCGGGCCGCCGACCAGTCGCTGCCGATACTGCGCGGCGGCGGTGGGCTGCGTACGTACCTCCCGGGGGGCGTACGCGGGCACGACACGCTGCTCTCGGACGGGCACCTGGGCTTCGGTCCGTTGGG includes these proteins:
- a CDS encoding FAD-dependent monooxygenase; translation: MDPVIVAGAGPVGLALSLALAAQGVPSVVLDEGPGTDDPRPARTVVLRPDTASFAERLGCTTLRDEGVHWVGWRSLRRKQLMRQQPLGEDGGPAPLHIPQHALARGLREAIAHQPLVRVVTGNRLDSLEQDARGVSVHTRGPGATWWRGSHLVGCDGARSTVRKLLGIRFPGRTGVERHAVAALRAELPWPGEAVLHRQPPWRSGGAEVSARPLPGGVWRLDWLLPSRDELVTPDALIARLRDTLAGWCGETPPYELLDTGVYTLHHRLAKRWRVGRAFLAGDAAHLLGAVGTQGLDEGLRDADNLAWKLAHAWHHGASDTLLDSYQAERRTAVAARLRAADQSLPILRGGGGLRTYLPGGVRGHDTLLSDGHLGFGPLGAPPAYPHSPLAPPYAEAQTAVGTPPGAPVDDVRVTAPDGTTARLRERLGRGRLLVVLVAPGTGVWDRRHWLTAGVMPRLAAAVTALPVRAELLVTEGYPGASAHSVLLVRPDGHLVAAFGGVRPSALYEAADATRGGDPAADTPSVPSPSAPPSESRSESSAPSAPSSPAAPDRSVNIN
- a CDS encoding amino acid ABC transporter ATP-binding protein; its protein translation is MSGVSVTKGPEDAVAASDDLVVLSNVNKHFGALHVLQDIDLTIARGEVVVVIGPSGSGKSTLCRTINRLETIDSGSITIDGKPLPQEGRELARLRADVGMVFQSFNLFAHKTVLENVTLGQVKVRKKDKKDAEEQARALLDRVGVGTQADKYPAQLSGGQQQRVAIARALAMGPKVMLFDEPTSALDPEMINEVLEVMQQLARDGMTMVVVTHEMGFARSAANRVVFMADGRIVEEAAPESFFSNPRSDRAKDFLSKILHH
- a CDS encoding sensor histidine kinase, which translates into the protein MRSRLLPLLIVLMAGVLLALGFPLAVSLANAQQQRVVVDRIDDAARVAALAQFVAESRDGSDERLDMLKDELQRYHDVYGIKAGVFYRDSAAVMARAPRTFSIPKTGKGQQAFQEALLGRRSDDPEQVWPWQDGRLIVDSPVVRDGDVVAVVVTDSPTDRMRSRILKGWLFIAAGEAAAMLLAVGAAIRLTGWVLLPVRVLDAVTHDIATGRMNSRVAAAGGPPELRRLAISFNEMADNVEDVLEQQRAFVADASHQLRNPLAALLLRIELLALELPEGNEEIASVRTEGRRLAQVLDDLLDLALAEHTSAELRLTDIGELAAERVAAWRPVADEKGVALTREGGAVTAWADPIALSSALDAVIDNAVKFTPAGGEVTVTAGREGQMSTLVINDGGPGLTDDEITRIGDRFWRSNRHQNVKGSGLGLSISRALLTVGGGSISYAHGEPCGLRVTLRVPRSSDRD
- a CDS encoding amino acid ABC transporter permease; its protein translation is MSATNVLYDVPGPGAKRRNIIYTIVFLVLFGLAAWWVLSTMADKNQLASEKWSPFVTDSRVWTTYILPGLGVTLQAAALSVVIALPLGAVLGIGRLSDHRWIRVPVGVVVEFFRAIPVLIMMVFAAQLYVQFTDIPSDSRPLYAVVTGLVLYNSSVIAEIVRAGILSLPYGQTDASKAIGMRKGQTMTYVLLPQAVTAMLPALVSQLVVIVKDTALGGALLGLQELLSQNRTITANYGANTIAAFTVIALIYIVLNFLLTSFAGWLEKRLRRAKRSTGAVLGAGDADMANGPGQAQSAAGNI
- a CDS encoding glutamate ABC transporter substrate-binding protein, which codes for MKLHKAGAAAAAALVLALTATACGGDSSDDSGSGSGGGGKIAIGIKFDQPGLGLKTPDGTFTGFDVDVATYIAKELGYDAKDIEWKQAPSAERENLIANGDVKFVAASYSINDERKQKVDFAGPYFLAHQDLLVRADDNSITKAADLNSKKLCSVTGSTSAQNVKEKLAPKAQLLEQGGYSECLTGLENKTVDALTTDDSILAGYAAQKEHAGKFKLAGLKLSDENYGIGLKKGDTKLLGQINDALKKMESDGSWQKAVTANFGPAGYKNEPAPAIG
- a CDS encoding response regulator transcription factor; protein product: MRLLLVEDDDHVAAALAAVLAKHGFAVVHARSGEEALQALLPAANAGKEPFAVVLLDLGLPDQDGYQVCGKIRKITTIPVIMVTARADVRSRIHGLNLGADDYVVKPYDTGELLARIHAVSRRKAGTEEPAAAEGAGAAQRLGRLTLELLTRRVSVDGAAVQLTRKEFDLLALLAQRPGVVFGREQIISEVWHTSWVGTGRTLEVHVASLRSKLGMPALIETVRGVGYRLVVPAAHESA
- a CDS encoding amino acid ABC transporter permease — its product is MFDFLDSGRYDVLGAFWVTVQLALYSAIGSLIWGTVLAGMRVSPVPLMRAFGTAYVNLVRNTPLTVIIVGCSLGLYQTLAITLGGEGFDGIGFRLAVLGLVAYTGTFVCEALRSGINTVPVGQAEAARALGLSFFQVLTLIVLPQAFRSVVAPLANVLIALTKNTTVAAAIGVAEAAALMKTMIENEADALFAVFSVIAFGFIVLTLPMGLVLGWLSKRVAVKR